In Phlebotomus papatasi isolate M1 chromosome 1, Ppap_2.1, whole genome shotgun sequence, the following proteins share a genomic window:
- the LOC129809666 gene encoding gastrula zinc finger protein XlCGF46.1-like — MECLNILERCRGCQIKTQKESQIFIFATHNLSDIFQETTSLDIHQNDGLPEVLCFNCYNRLLEAYNFRQMCTTTALHFQQILALGVPEQKYTPPEVLCDPLMVTKSDPDDDDMSNFSNTESPPEEKYSPPENKYTPPEASESSSLAKDNEPIKEDETEPDYVLPKKRGRKPGKKLGENSEKPYRSHKKKKPLLPGEVEKPVKRQGQLTLECHLCNTKFRMKEWLEAHMRVKHQGMKKATQCKVCLKEFTQVDYLRMHMATQHGKTYAFPCKEPNCKKQYVTEEGLQNHMKSWHDPENPKERKRVKTYNYVCELCGKAFECPAYLKKHSYSHGGERPFACSQCPRRFYTKNQISVHILRHEGIKNHVCTICGLRTVTASALRIHVNSHTKDNLWPCEFCDFKSTTQAGRKHHVKAVHRGEKKYECAHCNKSFGHLKTLRNHERIHTGEKPYACNVCGKRFIQLTALNYHKKMHLNT, encoded by the exons ATGGAGTGTCTGAATATCCTAGAAAGGTGCCGAGGGTGTCAAATCAAGACTCAGAAGGAGTCTCAGATATTTATCTTTGCCACCCACAATCTCTCGGATATTTTCCAAGAAACCACATCCCTGGAT ATTCACCAGAATGATGGACTGCCCGAAGTTCTCTGTTTTAATTGCTACAATCGCCTTCTGGAGGCTTACAATTTCCGCCAAATGTGCACCACCACTGCCCTCCATTTCCAGCAAATCCTTGCTCTGGGTGTCCCTGAGCAAAAATACACACCTCCCGAGGTGCTATGTGATCCCTTGATGGTCACAAAGTCCGATCCGGACGATGACGAtatgtcaaatttttccaatacaGAAAGTCCTCCGGAAGAGAAATATTCTCCTCCAGAGAACAAATACACTCCTCCCGAGGCTTCTGAATCTTCTTCTCTGGCCAAGGATAATGAGCCAATAAAAGAGGATGAGACAGAGCCAGATTATGTCTTACCGAAGAAGAGAGGGAGGAAGCCTGGCAAGAAGCTGGGAGAGAATTCAGAAAAGCCCTACAGATCTCACAAAAAGAAGAAACCTCTTCTTCCTGGGGAGGTTGAGAAGCCCGTTAAACGGCAGGGCCAACTAACTCTGGAATGCCACCTTTGTAATACGAAATTCCGTATGAAGGAATGGCTGGAGGCACACATGAGAGTTAAGCATCAGGGAATGAAAAAAGCCACTCAATGTAAGGTGTGCTTGAAGGAATTTACCCAAGTTGATTATCTAAGGATGCACATGGCAACGCAGCATGGGAAAACATATGCTTTTCCATGCAAAGAGCCAAATTGTAAAAAGCAATATGTAACTGAAGAAGGTTTGCAGAATCACATGAAGTCCTGGCATGATCCGGAGAATCCTAAGGAACGGAAACGGGTGAAAACTTATAACTACGTGTGTGAATTATGTGGAAAAGCTTTTGAGTGTCCAGCCTACCTCAAGAAGCATAGTTATTCTCATGGAG GTGAAAGACCTTTTGCGTGCAGCCAATGTCCAAGACGATTTTACACGAAAAACCAGATAAGTGTACATATTTTGCGTCATGAGGGGATTAAAAATCATGTTTGCACAATTTGTGGACTTCGGACGGTAACAGCGAGTGCACTGAGAATTCACGTGAATTCTCATACAAAGGATAATCTCTGGCCCTGTGAATTTTGTGATTTCAAATCCACAACTCAAG CAGGTAGAAAACACCATGTAAAGGCAGTTCATCGGGGTGAGAAGAAATATGAATGTGCACACTGCAATAAATCTTTTGGTCATTTAAAGACCCTGAGGAATCATGAAAGGATCCATACAGGAGAAAAACCTTATGCTTGCAACGTATGTGGGAAGAGATTTATCCAACTAACTGCTTTGAATTATCACAAGAAGATGCATTTGAATACCTGA
- the LOC129809665 gene encoding gastrula zinc finger protein XlCGF46.1-like: MECLNILERCRGCQIKTQKESQIFIFATHNLSDIFQETTSLDIHQNDGLPEVLCFNCYNRLLEAYNFRQMCTTTALHFQQILALGVPEQKYTPPEVLCDPLMVTKSDPDDDDMSNFSNTESPPEEKYSPPENKYTPPVATESSSLAKDIEPIKEDQTDPDYVLPKKRGRKPGKKLGENSEKPYRSHKKKKPLLPGEVEKPVKRREPPTLECSYCHLKYWLKERLEAHMRIKHQGLKMASQCKICLKEFTRVDSLKGHMATKHGKKRAFPCKEPNCDRHYATEEGLQNHVKIWHDPENPREPKPRHILPYNYICEVCGKAFQCPAYLKKHSYSHGAPRPFACTQCPRRFNTKDKLNVHILRHEGIKNHVCTVCGLRKVTARELRIHMNTHTREILWPCEFCDFKSTTQANVKRHIKVVHQGVKDFQCPHCERSFAKAETLKHHVMTHTGEKPHACRECGKRFIQPTALNTHMKTHFKSK; the protein is encoded by the exons ATGGAGTGTCTGAATATCCTAGAAAGGTGCCGAGGGTGTCAAATCAAGACTCAGAAGGAGTCTCAGATATTTATCTTTGCCACCCACAATCTCTCGGATATTTTCCAAGAAACCACATCCCTGGAT ATTCACCAGAATGATGGACTGCCCGAAGTTCTCTGTTTTAATTGCTACAATCGCCTTCTGGAGGCTTACAATTTCCGCCAAATGTGCACCACCACTGCCCTCCATTTCCAGCAAATCCTTGCTCTGGGTGTCCCTGAGCAAAAATACACACCTCCCGAGGTGCTATGTGATCCCCTGATGGTCACAAAGTCCGATCCGGACGATGACGAtatgtcaaatttttccaatacaGAAAGTCCTCCGGAAGAGAAATATTCTCCTCCAGAGAACAAATACACTCCTCCTGTGGCTACTGAATCTTCTTCACTGGCCAAGGATATTGAGCCAATAAAAGAGGATCAAACGGATCCAGATTATGTCTTACCGAAGAAGAGAGGGAGGAAGCCTGGCAAGAAGCTGGGAGAGAATTCAGAAAAGCCCTACAGATCTCATAAAAAGAAGAAACCTCTTCTTCCTGGAGAGGTTGAGAAGCCAGTTAAGCGCCGAGAGCCACCCACTTTGGAGTGCAGCTATTGCCATTTGAAGTACTGGCTCAAGGAACGACTGGAAGCGCACATGAGGATTAAGCATCAGGGCTTGAAAATGGCTTCTCAGTGTAAGATCTGTTTGAAGGAATTTACGAGAGTAGATTCCCTGAAGGGGCACATGGCCACTAAGCATGGTAAAAAGAGGGCTTTCCCATGCAAAGAACCGAATTGTGACAGACACTATGCAACTGAAGAGGGTTTGCAGAATCACGTGAAGATCTGGCATGATCCAGAGAATCCAAGGGAGCCGAAACCCAGGCATATCCTTCCCTATAATTATATATGCGAAGTATGTGGAAAGGCGTTTCAGTGCCCGGCCTATCTCAAGAAGCATAGCTATTCTCACGGAG CTCCAAGACCTTTTGCGTGCACCCAATGTCCAAGACGATTTAACACGAAAGACAAGCTGAATGTGCATATTTTACGTCACGAAGGGATTAAGAATCACGTTTGCACAGTTTGCGGTCTCCGGAAGGTAACAGCACGTGAATTGAGGATTCACATGAACACGCACACGAGAGAAATTCTCTGGCCCTGTGAATTTTGTGATTTCAAATCCACCACTCAAG CAAATGTGAAGCGTCACATCAAGGTGGTTCACCAGGGTGTAAAGGATTTCCAATGTCCGCACTGTGAGAGATCTTTCGCCAAAGCAGAGACTCTGAAGCACCATGTGATGACTCATACGGGAGAAAAGCCTCATGCTTGCAGAGAATGTGGCAAGAGATTTATTCAACCAACAGCACTAAATACTCACATGAAGACTCACTTCAAGTCCAAGTGA